A stretch of DNA from Archangium lipolyticum:
TCCTTCTCCTTCACGCGCTGGCACCGCGCGGGTGTTCACTTCCACTCCATCTTCCAGCTACAGCTCATGGGGCTCTCTGGCGCATTCCTGACGGCGGACGTCTTCAATCTCTTCGTCTTCTTCGAGATCCTGCTCGCCGCCTCATACGGCCTGTTGCTGCATGGCTCCGGAAGGCCGCGGGTCCGCGCGGGCCTGCACTACGTGGCGGTGAACCTCGCCGCCTCGTCACTCTTCCTCATTGGCGTGTCGATGATCTACGGCGTCACGGGGACACTCAACATGGCGGAGCTCTCCGCGCGCCTGTCCGAGGGGGATGTGGCCAACCGGCACCTCATCGACGCGGGAGCGGCCATCCTGGCGGTGGCGTTCCTGGCCAAGGCGGCGATCTGGCCGCTCAACTTCTGGCTCGTTCCCGCCTATGCGTCTGCGACTCCGCCCGTGGAGGCGATGTTCGCGGTGCTCACGAAGGTCGGCATCTACGCCCTGGTGCGGCTCTGGACGCTGATGTTCGCCGGGGGCCCGCTGGCGGGGTTCGGCGCGGACGGTCTGCTCGCGTTCGGAATGGTCTCCGCGGTGCTCGCGGCTCTGGGGATGCTCGCCTCGCAGAGGCTCGCGGTCCAGGCGGCGGCGGGGGTGATGGTCTCCGCCGGGACGCTCCTGGCCGCGCTCGGGCTGGGCGAGGAAGCCGTCCTCGGCTCCGCGGTGTTCTACCTGGTGGGCTCCACGCTGGCCTCCAGCGCGTTCTTCCTGCTCGTCGACCTCGTGGAGCGTTGGCGTGCGGGCGCGACCGTCGTGGACGAGGCGCCCTTCTTGAGCGCGACGCTCGAAACGCAGGAGGTCAACCTCGACGACGCGGAGGAGCCGCTCGTCGCCCTGCCGTTCCCTGCCTCCACCGCGTTGTTGGGCATGGCCTTCATCGCGTGCGCGCTGCTCACCTCTGGCCTGCCTCCCCTGCCCACCTTCATCGGCAAGCTCGGCATGTTGTCGGCGGCGCTCGGGTCGCGAGAAGGGAGCGGGCCGGTCTCCGCCCGTGCATGGCTGTTCACCAGCGTGCTCCTGGGCTGCGGGCTGCTCACCCTCATCGCGCTCACGCGAACAGGAATCCGGACCTTCTGGTCGGAGATGCAGCGCGAGCCACCTCGGGTCCGGGCACCGGAGGGACTGTCCCTGGTGGCGCTCCTCACCGCGTGCGGAGTGCTGACGCTCGCGGCAGGACCCGCTCTGGAGCTCGCGCGTGCAACGGCCCGGTCCCTCTATGACCGCCGCGGGTACATTGACGCGGTCCTCGGGGCGGAGGTGCGGCCATCAGCCACGGCGCCGGAGGCAGGGCGATGAGGAGGCTCATTCCTTCCCCCGCGCTCTCGGTGGCGCTGCTCCTGCTCTGGATCCTGCTCATGCAGTCGTTGAGCGCGGGGACGCTGGTGCTGGGTGCCGCCCTGGCGCTGTTCTGGCCCGCGGTGACCGTCAGGCTCAGGCCAGCCCCCGTGCGGTTGCGCAGGCCCCTCGTCATGGCACGCCTGTTCTGCCGGGCGGTGCTCGAGATGCTCCGGTCGAACGCCGAGGTGGCGTGGGCGATTCTCACACGGCGCTCGCACGACATCCGCTCCGACTTCGTTCTCATTCCGCTCGAGCTGAAGGATCCGAACGGATTGGCCGTGCTGGCGATGATCGTCACGTTCACGCCGGGCACCGCCTGGGCACAGTTGTCGGTGGACAATCGCGTCCTGCTCCTGCACGTGCTCGCCATTCAGAGCGAGACGGACCTGGTGGCTTTCATCAAGCATCACTACGAGCGTCCGCTCAGGGAGATCTTCGAATGAGCCCTCTGCTCTCCTGGGCGCTGGCATTCGCCCTCGGCTGTCTTGCCCTCGCGATGATGCTGGCGCTGGCACGGATGATTATCGGGCCCAGGGCGGAGGATCGCGTGTTGGCGTTCGACTGCCTGTACCAGAACACGATGCTGGTCATCCTCGCGCTTGGGCTCATCTATCGCAGCAGTTCCTACTTCGAGGCGGCGCTCTTGATCGCCCTCTTCGGGTTCGTGGGCTCCACGGCGATGTCCAAGTTCCTCCTGCGCGGGGAGATCATCGAATGAACACGTGGGCTCCCCTGTGGGTGGATGCGCTGACCGCGTTGCTCGTGGTGGTGGGCGCGCTGGCGGCACTGATCGGATCGTTCGGGGTGCTGCGACTGAAGAGCTTCTTCCAGCGCGTCCACGCGCCCACCCTGGGCACGACGCTGGGAACCTGGGGCTTCACGCTCGCGACGGCGGTGCAGGTCTCGTTCGAACGCGGCCAGCTCTACCTTCATGCGCTGCTCATCGCGGTGTTCATTGCGCTCACCGTGCCAGTCACCACCTTGTTCCTGATGCGGGCCGCGGTGTTTCGAGGACGCATTCGGGGCGAGGAGATTCCGGTGCCTGGCGCGGACGAATCAGGGGGCTGAGCGCCCGCCAATCTCCAACCGAGCGGCCAGGTCAGGGACTGGCATGGGTGGCCAGCCAGCGTTCGTTCACGATGTTCAAAGGTGAGCGCACACGCCCCGGCCGCGATTCGTTCTCGGGGCAGTAGGACAGACTCCGAAGATGGCCCCGGCCCACCGGGGGTTGGGAGCAACCACGATGAAGCACAAGGAAGCGACGACGGTGACCGTGCCCGGACCCGCGGGGCGGCTGATGGCGACAGTCGAAGGCGACGGCGGCATCCCCGTCCTCTTCGTGCACGACTTCGCCGCCGACCGGACGCACTGGGCCGAGACGCAGCACGGCCTCGCGACCCGCAGCGTCTCGTTCGACCAGCGCGGAATGGGCGAGAGCAGCGGCGGCCACGGCCCCTTTGGCGTGGAGGCCTCGGTGGAGGATGTCACCGCCGTTGCCGACGCGCTGCTGCCCGAGAAGTTCGTCCTGGTGGGCCACGGCTTCGGAGCCGCGGTGGCCGGTGCCTTCGCCTCGTACTACCCCGAGCGGCTCGCCGGGCTCCTCTACGTCGAGCCGGTAGGAGACATGCGCCGCACGGAGAAGGCCGACGTGGCCGCCTGGCTCGAGAACTTCAGCGAGGCGAAGTACGGCGGCTTCCACGAGCACTGGTTCACGCCCCTGCTCCTCGAGGCGAAGGAGAAGACACGCGCGCTGGTCATGAAGACGCTGCGGACCTCGCGGCGGGAGGCCATCGCCGGAAACATGGAGTCGCTCTTCCGCCATGACCCGGGCGAGGCCTTCGAGCGCTTCAAGGGACCCACCCACGCGCTGGTAGCGTTCACCACCCCGGAGACGCTGGTGGCCCAGCGGCCCGAGCTGTCCCACTCCGTGCTGCCGCACGCGAGTCACTGGCCGATGCTGGACGCGCCCCAGTGGTTCCACACGGAGCTGGTCCGCTTCCTCGGCCGTTGCAAGTCCGAGCACTGAGCCACTCAGCAGACCCGCCCCGTCAGGGCAGCTTGTCCTTGGCGGCGCGCCGAGAAGTCCCCTGCGGGCGGGAAGGCTCGGAGCGCAAGAGCCCTCGCTCGAAGACAGCGAGCGCCTGCTCGGCCACCGCGAGCGGAGCGTCCCCGCCGAGCCCCAGGCGCGCGAAGTGGCCCTCCACGTACATCCGCCCCAGGCCGTAGACGAAGGCCCGCGCCGCCAGGTGCACGATCCGGGGGTCGCCGGGCGCGACCTCGCCCCTTTGCTGTCCTTCGATGATCAAGCCATCGAGCGCGTCCAGGGTCTCCTGGTTCTCCTTCTTGAAGAAGTCACTGTCGAAGAACCCGAGCTCACCTGCCCGCGCGAACGCCCGGAAGTAGGCTGGCTCTCCGAGCGCGAACCGCAGATACGCCACGGCCATCGCGTGGATCTGCGCGGAGGGCGCGGAGGGCGCCGCGCCGAGCGCGGTGACGACCTCGCGGCGGAAGCGCCGCATCGTCTCCTCGGCCACGGCCGCGAGTAACGCGGCCTTGTCGCGGAAGTGCCGGAACGGGGCGCCCGGGGACACGCCCACGAGCCGCGCCGCCTCTCGGAGGTTGACGTCCTCGCCGCCACCAATGAGCCGGAGCGCGGCGGCAATCAGCGCCTCGCGCAGGCGTCCGTGGTGGTACGCGGACGCAGGCTTCTTGGGGATGGGCTGTCGGCGCTCGGCGGACATGGTGCGGCGAGCATAGGCCTCCCCGCCGGGCCCCGCAACGCGAGGCCGGATGTAATCAATGCTTATTTTGTTGCTCCGGCTCCAGGCTCCGGTCTATCCATCTCCATGTAATCACCGATTACTTTCCATGCAAATGCGGAGGTCCCATGTCGGCATCGCGAATCCCGGGGCTCGTTGTCCTTCTGGCGCTGTTCGGTTGTCCCAAGGCCGACGAAGGCCCCGGAGGGTCCCCCGACCCGGGCACGCCCGCCTCCACCCACGCCGGCACCATCTCCATCCAGGACCGCAGACTCCTCGGCGCCCCGCAGCTTGGGCACGGGTTGTCGGTGCTCGTCGACCTGAGCACCGCAACGCGGGCTCCCGACTATGACGAGGAGCCGGGACAGCTCACCGGCTGCAAGGTCTGGGTGTACGACGTCGAGTCCGACCCGCCGCCACGCGCCGCCGGTGACGTGGGCACCCTGTTCATCGAGGGGACGAGCGCGAGCCTGGGGCCGGGCTGCGTCTTCCAGGAGGGTCCGGGGTACGTCTGTCCGACGGCGACGGGTCAGGGCGAGATCGTGCTGGAGCACGCCGCGGGGACGGGAGCGCCCCCCAACACCGCACGGGTCTCCATCGGCGGCGCGGCGTTCGGGCCGGAGGATTCGGGACGCTACCTGCAACTCCGAGGCGCACCGGGGGCGAGCGGCAGCTTTCCCATCGTCGCCGTGACGAGCACCACCGAGGTGCGCGTCGCCAAGGCGCCGGGCACCAACCCGGCCCCTTCTCCTGGCACCTACCAGGTGCTCGCTGGCGCCGGCCCCGTGCCAGGGATTCCCGAGGACGAGGCCCCTGGAGATCCGCTCCGCAACTCCGACCACGTCCGTGTGCGCATCACCCCCGGTAACGACACCCCCTTCCACTTCCCGGAGACGACGGTGGCGGACATTGGCAGGGCCTTCACGCCCGACATGGCCACCTCGGGACTGCTCGACCATGTTCCCCTCGACGGCCGCGCCTTCCGCCTCGGGTGTGCTGGCGAGGGAGGACATTGCGGCTCCGCGGAGTTCACCATCATCCAGCTCCAGACGACGGATGGGCCGACGGCGAGCGTCTCGCCCTATGCGCTTCCACCGTCGAAGAAGAAGCAGGTCGTCCTCACGTGCGTCGAGCCGGGTGAGAGCGGCTTCGTGGACATCCCCGCCGAAGCCTCCGCCCTGCTTGCCCAGGCCCACGCCGCGAGTCCCATCACCCGCATCCGCACCGCGCTCATGCGCAATGGCGCCGTGTTCACGAAGAACCCGACGCCGCCGGACAACACCGTCCGGGTCGTCGCGGGTCACCAGATCATCGGGTTCACGAACCCCTGAGCACCGCCGCCACGCCGGAGCGCCGTCAGCGCCCCGGGTCCGGATTCCGCCGCCCCGTGCATCCAACCCTTGTCAGGAGTGGGTTCGACTCAAGGCGGCGGGCTACTTCTATTGGAGGCGGCGGGAATCGAACCCGCCGGAAGCTTCCGGGGCTGCACTTCCTCTCCTCCGTCCCAGCGCTCAGCCCGCGTGGCTCCCGTCAGGCGTATAGGCGGGAGAGAGGCCATGTGGAGGGAGAGGGCTGGAGCGCAGGAGCCGAGGAGGGCCGCTGAAGGGGCCGCCCGAGCAGTACGCCAGGCGGGTGGAGAAGCCGCGCAGCCCCTTGGGATACACGTCGGCCCAGGCCGCCTTCCCATGAGGTGCGCGGCAGGGCGAACACCGCGCGCAGGAAGAGGGTGAGGACGTCCGAGAGCAGTCCCACGTCCTCGAGCAGCACCCTGCGCACCCGGTGCGCAAAGGACAGCGTCCACTGCCGGTAGGGCACGTGCGGCAGCACCCGCTCCACCAGGTGCTCCGCTGTGACATGCGCCCGTAGGAACGCCCGAAGGGACTCGATCTTCATGGCCTCGTGGTGCTCGAAGACCGTGTGCAGCCCGACCACGACGAGCGGCGCGCCTGCGAAGACTTCAGAGACGCGCTGTGCCTGCGGAATGCCTCGGGTGACGCATCCAGGGCAGAGCATCTGGAATGCGTGGAGGAGGACGACCTTGCCGCGGAGTCGCTCGAGAGTGAGCGGCTCCGGCGTGTTGAGCCAGGCGGCCGTCCGCCACGCAGGCGCGGGGCGCAACGTCATCAGAAGTCCCCGTCCTTGACGTAGGGGTGGGCCCAGAGCGTCACCTGCAACAGGCATGACTTGAGCCACGCGGCGGACATCTTCTCGACGTCCTCTGCTGAATGGCCCTGCTCGGCCAGGAAGGGGCGCAGGGTAAAGGTTACCGGGAAGATGAGCGCGAACAGGTCCCGAAAGGGCACGAGGTCCGTCGAGGGGGCTCCGTCGGTCTTGTTCTTCTTCGCCCGGTGGTGGCGCAGGCCGATCTCGTGCTGGTAGTCGAGCCAGGCCTGGTCGTACTGGGCACGCGACGTATCGAGAATCCACTGGCCGAAGCGCTTGCGGACGAGGCCAAGGTAGTCGCCAAGGGGCTTGCCGTCCGTCTTGCGACTGAACGAGGCGAGCAGATGCGGCTGACTCCCAACGAACCCGTACCAGACGTCGAGGATCGCCTCGACGCGCCCCTTCACGATGTCGTGCGACATGCGGAGGTACTTCACGTCCTCTTCGCCGAACAGGACGCTGGCCTTCATCTGTTCGAAGTCGGTGAGGGTCACGGGTGAACGCGGAACGGACGAGGTGCCATGGGTGTATCCGGGGATGTTGCTCATTTCTTCTTCTCCTTCTTGGAGCAAAGCTCCGCTGTCGCCGTCGGCCGGAATGGCCGCGGAATTCGTGTTCGCTCGTGCTTGAGACGCAATGGCGTCAGCCGCGACGCATGAACTGCTCCCAGACCTCTCGTCGCGCCGACTCAGCCGCGCGCTCATGCTCCGGGCAATCGAGGCGCAGTTGCTCACTCGATAGCGGCGCGTCCACGAAGGCACAGTGATGCGGCGAGGAGCCTGGGCGCACGTTCGGACGGAAATGCGTGCAGGTCACGCACATGCCGGTGATCGGAATGAGCCCTTGCTCCTGAAGCATCCGGAGCATCTTGACGATGCCGGCGAAGAACGCGCGCTGCTCATCCGGGGAGAGGTCAGCGACCGCGTCCGCCATGAACTCTGGCCACGAACGCGCGCGAGCACCGAGTGCGGCGCCCTCCGTCGTTGGAGTCAGGAGGCTGGCGCGCGGGTGCCTCGGGTCCGCGGATCTGGTCACGAGTGCCTTCTCGACGAGGACGCGGACAGAATCGCTGATGGTGGGAAGCGTCACGCCGAGGCGCTCGCTCAGCTCCGTACCGGAGAGGGGCCCGTGCGCTACCAGCGCGGCGAGGATCTGCCCCTGCGTGGCAGACAGGCCCACCCCGTTCGCCTGCTGCCACGCCTGTTGCTTCATCGCGAGCCCGATCTTGTGCAGCCCTGTCGCGATGCGCGCGGAGATCGGCTCGCTGTTCTCATTGAAGTACGTCGGTCGCTGCCCAGTCATGGCCTTGAAGTAACTTAGGAGTCCTAAGCTGTCAAGGCTACCCGGTCACCCACCCGCCGAGCTCGCCGGCCCTGCCGGGTATCCCTGGCGGCACATTGCTCACCACCGCGTAGCAGCCATCCAGCAACTCCACTTCCTTCCCGCCATCCGCATCTCGCTGGTGGTGGCAGCGACGTGACCGCCATCGCCTACCCACTGCCCAAGAGCCCCTTCTCCAACCAGGCCAGACCGCCGTGCAAGAGCCGCAGGGGCGAGGTGGAGATTAACGGTGGGTGCTGGGTTGCGATCGAGAACTGACTGCCAGCAGTGGCCCGTGTCAAAGCATTGCAAAACGACGGCGTCCCGCATCATGGCGGGATTCCATCTGCAACGCCCCCGAGATGCCTCTCGATGAGGGCCTGAAGCAGGCCGGGGGAGACAGGTTCGAGTCCTGTCTCCCCCGCTCCGCGTCTTCAGAGGATCTGGTACTGCACGACGATGTTGCCGAGATCGGTATTGGCAATCGTCGAGAAGGCGCCGTAGGTGAGGTCCAGACAAACCGGGGGGCCAAAGCCCCCGCGGTCATTGATGGTCACCGTGACCGACCTGCCCTGGTAGGTCACCTTCACTTGGGTGCCAAATGGCAGGGAGTTGTGGGCGGCCTTGAGCGCCATTCGGTGGAAGGGCTCACCACTGGCGGTCGGCCATCCCTCGGGAATCTCGCCC
This window harbors:
- a CDS encoding monovalent cation/H+ antiporter subunit D, producing MKALVQGLMPHLMVVPIILPMLSAALMLLVGEGKRPAKLVLGMSSALLGLAVSAALLAWVDEYGVVAYLPGNWPAPFGITLAVDRLSAGMLVLTWLLGTCALSFSFTRWHRAGVHFHSIFQLQLMGLSGAFLTADVFNLFVFFEILLAASYGLLLHGSGRPRVRAGLHYVAVNLAASSLFLIGVSMIYGVTGTLNMAELSARLSEGDVANRHLIDAGAAILAVAFLAKAAIWPLNFWLVPAYASATPPVEAMFAVLTKVGIYALVRLWTLMFAGGPLAGFGADGLLAFGMVSAVLAALGMLASQRLAVQAAAGVMVSAGTLLAALGLGEEAVLGSAVFYLVGSTLASSAFFLLVDLVERWRAGATVVDEAPFLSATLETQEVNLDDAEEPLVALPFPASTALLGMAFIACALLTSGLPPLPTFIGKLGMLSAALGSREGSGPVSARAWLFTSVLLGCGLLTLIALTRTGIRTFWSEMQREPPRVRAPEGLSLVALLTACGVLTLAAGPALELARATARSLYDRRGYIDAVLGAEVRPSATAPEAGR
- a CDS encoding Na+/H+ antiporter subunit E — its product is MRRLIPSPALSVALLLLWILLMQSLSAGTLVLGAALALFWPAVTVRLRPAPVRLRRPLVMARLFCRAVLEMLRSNAEVAWAILTRRSHDIRSDFVLIPLELKDPNGLAVLAMIVTFTPGTAWAQLSVDNRVLLLHVLAIQSETDLVAFIKHHYERPLREIFE
- a CDS encoding K+/H+ antiporter subunit F; amino-acid sequence: MSPLLSWALAFALGCLALAMMLALARMIIGPRAEDRVLAFDCLYQNTMLVILALGLIYRSSSYFEAALLIALFGFVGSTAMSKFLLRGEIIE
- the mnhG gene encoding monovalent cation/H(+) antiporter subunit G, giving the protein MNTWAPLWVDALTALLVVVGALAALIGSFGVLRLKSFFQRVHAPTLGTTLGTWGFTLATAVQVSFERGQLYLHALLIAVFIALTVPVTTLFLMRAAVFRGRIRGEEIPVPGADESGG
- a CDS encoding alpha/beta fold hydrolase; this translates as MKHKEATTVTVPGPAGRLMATVEGDGGIPVLFVHDFAADRTHWAETQHGLATRSVSFDQRGMGESSGGHGPFGVEASVEDVTAVADALLPEKFVLVGHGFGAAVAGAFASYYPERLAGLLYVEPVGDMRRTEKADVAAWLENFSEAKYGGFHEHWFTPLLLEAKEKTRALVMKTLRTSRREAIAGNMESLFRHDPGEAFERFKGPTHALVAFTTPETLVAQRPELSHSVLPHASHWPMLDAPQWFHTELVRFLGRCKSEH
- a CDS encoding TetR/AcrR family transcriptional regulator, whose amino-acid sequence is MSAERRQPIPKKPASAYHHGRLREALIAAALRLIGGGEDVNLREAARLVGVSPGAPFRHFRDKAALLAAVAEETMRRFRREVVTALGAAPSAPSAQIHAMAVAYLRFALGEPAYFRAFARAGELGFFDSDFFKKENQETLDALDGLIIEGQQRGEVAPGDPRIVHLAARAFVYGLGRMYVEGHFARLGLGGDAPLAVAEQALAVFERGLLRSEPSRPQGTSRRAAKDKLP
- a CDS encoding thioredoxin domain-containing protein, which produces MTLRPAPAWRTAAWLNTPEPLTLERLRGKVVLLHAFQMLCPGCVTRGIPQAQRVSEVFAGAPLVVVGLHTVFEHHEAMKIESLRAFLRAHVTAEHLVERVLPHVPYRQWTLSFAHRVRRVLLEDVGLLSDVLTLFLRAVFALPRTSWEGGLGRRVSQGAARLLHPPGVLLGRPLQRPSSAPALQPSPSTWPLSRLYA
- a CDS encoding protoglobin domain-containing protein, yielding MSNIPGYTHGTSSVPRSPVTLTDFEQMKASVLFGEEDVKYLRMSHDIVKGRVEAILDVWYGFVGSQPHLLASFSRKTDGKPLGDYLGLVRKRFGQWILDTSRAQYDQAWLDYQHEIGLRHHRAKKNKTDGAPSTDLVPFRDLFALIFPVTFTLRPFLAEQGHSAEDVEKMSAAWLKSCLLQVTLWAHPYVKDGDF
- a CDS encoding MarR family winged helix-turn-helix transcriptional regulator; the encoded protein is MTGQRPTYFNENSEPISARIATGLHKIGLAMKQQAWQQANGVGLSATQGQILAALVAHGPLSGTELSERLGVTLPTISDSVRVLVEKALVTRSADPRHPRASLLTPTTEGAALGARARSWPEFMADAVADLSPDEQRAFFAGIVKMLRMLQEQGLIPITGMCVTCTHFRPNVRPGSSPHHCAFVDAPLSSEQLRLDCPEHERAAESARREVWEQFMRRG